The Tubulanus polymorphus chromosome 1, tnTubPoly1.2, whole genome shotgun sequence genome contains a region encoding:
- the LOC141900857 gene encoding protein pellino-like isoform X1, with translation MPDTPKKDGDSKKENKKIKSPLKFGELIVLGYNGSLPEGDKGRRRSKFSLLKRPKSNGVKPGKKHVVKNPQTAKAVLDSNCAAVSYTLSRNQAVVIEYEPDETTDMFQIGRSSESPIDFVVLDTVPGAQKAEDCIVSQSTISRFACRILVDRSPPYTARIYAAGFDSARNIFLGEKATKWQNDKKEIDGLTTNGVLIMHPVGGFNDQSKAGLWREVSVGGGVYELRESRSTPKKSNLIEDEENILYDGTLIDLCGATLLWRSALGLLSSPSRRELDHQIEEINAGRPQCPVGLNTLVIPNKNTLTVTEKQPYVYLKCGHVHGKHEWGASDEAGNRTCPMCRETGPFQKLQMGNEPSLYVDSELPTHTFNPCGHMSSEKTIKYWASIPIPYGCHGFIAVCPFCATPLKEHPGYVKVIWQDNVD, from the exons ATGCCCGACACACCGAAAAA GGACGGTGACAGTAAAAAGGAGAACAAAAAGATCAAGTCTCCTTTGAAGTTCGGGGAGTTGATTGTCTTGGG GTATAATGGATCGTTACCCGAAGGTGATAAAGGTCGAAGACGCAGCAAGTTTTCGTTGCTGAAACGACCAAAATCGAACGGAGTGAAACCCGGAAAAAAACATGTAGTTAAGAATCCTCAAACGGCGAAG GCTGTTTTAGACAGTAATTGTGCCGCTGTATCATACACATTGTCTCGAAATCAAGCCGTCGTCATCGAATATGAACCTGATGAAACTACAGACATGTTTCAG ATTGGCCGGTCGTCCGAATCGCCGATTGATTTCGTAGTATTAGACACGGTACCCGGAGCTCAGAAAGCCGAAGATTGTATCGTTTCTCAGAGTACGATCTCGCGTTTCGCGTGTCGAATCCTCGTCGACCGATCTCCTCCGTACACCGCTCGAATTTACGCCGCTGGATTCGATTCGgccagaaatatttttttaggg GAAAAAGCCACCAAGTggcaaaatgataaaaaagaaatcgatGGATTAACGACTAATGGTGTGTTGATCATGCATCCAGTCGGCGGTTTCAACGATCAATCGAAAGCTGGATTGTGGCGTGAAGTATCAGTCGGTGGAGGAGTGTACGAACTAAGAGAATCGAGATCGACTCCGAAAAAGAGTAATCTA attGAAGATGAAGAGAATATTTTATATGATGGAACTCTTATAGATCTATGTGGTGCTACATTACTATGGCGTTCGGCTTTGGGACTTTTGTCTTCACCT AGTCGAAGAGAACTTGACCATCAGATCGAGGAAATAAACGCAGGACGACCTCAATGCCCGGTTGGACTCAATACGTTAGTTATTCCAAATAAAAACACACTGACTGTTACTGAAAAACAACCGTACGTTTATTTAAAATGTGGTCACGTACATGGTAAGCACGAGTGGGGTGCAAGCGATGAGGCTGGAAACAGAACATGTCCTATGTGTAGAGAG actGGTCCCTTtcaaaaattacaaatggGTAACGAACCTAGTTTATATGTAGATAGTGAACTTCCCACTCATACGTTCAATCCATGCGGTCATATGTCATCAGAAAAAACTATCAA GTACT
- the LOC141900857 gene encoding protein pellino-like isoform X2: protein MVQTLRDGDSKKENKKIKSPLKFGELIVLGYNGSLPEGDKGRRRSKFSLLKRPKSNGVKPGKKHVVKNPQTAKAVLDSNCAAVSYTLSRNQAVVIEYEPDETTDMFQIGRSSESPIDFVVLDTVPGAQKAEDCIVSQSTISRFACRILVDRSPPYTARIYAAGFDSARNIFLGEKATKWQNDKKEIDGLTTNGVLIMHPVGGFNDQSKAGLWREVSVGGGVYELRESRSTPKKSNLIEDEENILYDGTLIDLCGATLLWRSALGLLSSPSRRELDHQIEEINAGRPQCPVGLNTLVIPNKNTLTVTEKQPYVYLKCGHVHGKHEWGASDEAGNRTCPMCRETGPFQKLQMGNEPSLYVDSELPTHTFNPCGHMSSEKTIKYWASIPIPYGCHGFIAVCPFCATPLKEHPGYVKVIWQDNVD, encoded by the exons ATGGTGCAAACTTTACG GGACGGTGACAGTAAAAAGGAGAACAAAAAGATCAAGTCTCCTTTGAAGTTCGGGGAGTTGATTGTCTTGGG GTATAATGGATCGTTACCCGAAGGTGATAAAGGTCGAAGACGCAGCAAGTTTTCGTTGCTGAAACGACCAAAATCGAACGGAGTGAAACCCGGAAAAAAACATGTAGTTAAGAATCCTCAAACGGCGAAG GCTGTTTTAGACAGTAATTGTGCCGCTGTATCATACACATTGTCTCGAAATCAAGCCGTCGTCATCGAATATGAACCTGATGAAACTACAGACATGTTTCAG ATTGGCCGGTCGTCCGAATCGCCGATTGATTTCGTAGTATTAGACACGGTACCCGGAGCTCAGAAAGCCGAAGATTGTATCGTTTCTCAGAGTACGATCTCGCGTTTCGCGTGTCGAATCCTCGTCGACCGATCTCCTCCGTACACCGCTCGAATTTACGCCGCTGGATTCGATTCGgccagaaatatttttttaggg GAAAAAGCCACCAAGTggcaaaatgataaaaaagaaatcgatGGATTAACGACTAATGGTGTGTTGATCATGCATCCAGTCGGCGGTTTCAACGATCAATCGAAAGCTGGATTGTGGCGTGAAGTATCAGTCGGTGGAGGAGTGTACGAACTAAGAGAATCGAGATCGACTCCGAAAAAGAGTAATCTA attGAAGATGAAGAGAATATTTTATATGATGGAACTCTTATAGATCTATGTGGTGCTACATTACTATGGCGTTCGGCTTTGGGACTTTTGTCTTCACCT AGTCGAAGAGAACTTGACCATCAGATCGAGGAAATAAACGCAGGACGACCTCAATGCCCGGTTGGACTCAATACGTTAGTTATTCCAAATAAAAACACACTGACTGTTACTGAAAAACAACCGTACGTTTATTTAAAATGTGGTCACGTACATGGTAAGCACGAGTGGGGTGCAAGCGATGAGGCTGGAAACAGAACATGTCCTATGTGTAGAGAG actGGTCCCTTtcaaaaattacaaatggGTAACGAACCTAGTTTATATGTAGATAGTGAACTTCCCACTCATACGTTCAATCCATGCGGTCATATGTCATCAGAAAAAACTATCAA GTACT